tcgTTTGAATAGTGTTTtatagcgttatccatctttCAAACAACCGATTCCTGGCGCGTGTTTCTCAAAGCATCCGAAACTTTCAAATTCGGGCTTCTATCTGGTGACACAATTCCCTCTTTACGTTAAAAACCAAAACCTCTCCAGGCCTGAAAAggtgccatgtttgttttcctctcctAACTTGAAATCATGTCAAAGGACGAGCTTTATAGAGCATGCGCATGCCTTTCACAGTGTCTTCTCTCGCCTGAAAAGCTTTCCGGACTTTGCAGAAATGGGCTGCTGACCCTAAGTAGTACAATTTGGGTCTGTATGTTATCATTTAACTATGTCTTCATTCAGTTTCTCTTTCCCTCCTTGCAGGAAGAGTGAACGGTGAAGGATTGTTGTTTGTCTTCGTCCAAATAGACCATTATTAAAGGTAAGGAGTGTTGACAGCTGAAAAGAGTTACCCCGCgccaaaactaaaaaaaatccCTAATTACCACCCCATTTCGCGAAGGTTAGCATCCGAGAGCGTAGCATTTGCCAAGCCACGTCTAAGGAGCTCGAGACACTGGAATTTCTGCAAAAACGTGTGTATGAAAACATGCCTTGTCCCCTGCAACTGTAAACAACTTAGGGATTGTCGCCCTAAAACGTCCTTCCTTTCTCTGTCTACGACCTAGAGACAGAAGTGAAAAACGTCAGTAAAGGCCTCTTCTGATTTTCAAGAGATGGTTATAAACGGGTGTACAGTAGATGTGCCAGACAGATGCATCGTTCATTGAACGCTCGCTGTAGTTTGCACGTTCGCGTTGTGGACGTAGTTTTATTGAAGCAATAAAGATGACATGAAGTAAAAATCGCTGTCCTGGGTTCCTTTTTCGTAAAATGTATCACAGAAGAACATTCAAAACCACATTTTGAACTTGGTATTATTtgcgaaaaaaaatcaatagaTAAAAGTAGAAGTAAATTTTTACTATCTATATACACATTATTTTCATTAAGTGATCCTTTGTACTTTGTACTACTGCTGACATTAACGCAATAATTACTTCTAGCAATGGCTGACTAAAAGCTAAGCCTGACTAAGTATGGCCACTGGACCAGAATACACTGACGAGCAGCTAAATTACTTCAGGATCTGTTTTATCACTACTGATGTGATAACTGAGGGCCTGCGAACAATCTTCAAACAAGAATGGGACAACCGCTACAAGGCAACTTTGGGAGAATGGAAAGACGAGCCCCAAAATGGACTGGACTTCAAAAACCAGGAATCGCCAAGAAACCAAACAAGAAACTCGCGTCTTTTGGCAACCATGGTTAACGGAAATAGAGCAGAATGGGATTGCACAATGCTCTTTTACGCTATACTGTACTCCGACTGTATTAGAAGAGGTCTAAACGCAGTAGTCCGATCAAATGTGGATGATTTAAGAAATTTTCGTAATGAAGGCCCTGCTCACTCGCCACGTGGCAAAGTCAACGAAACAGAGTTTCAAACTGCTGTAGGCAAAGTTGTAGTTGCCTTTCAAGCACTTGGCCTCTCCGATCTAAAGATTCAAGAAATCAGAACTCAGAAAGGTTTTCCGACGGGCGAATTACGAAAAGTCTTGCAAGAAGTCAACCACCTAAAAGACGTACTTAAGGAAACAGAAAAGCATCGAAAGGTTCTCGAAGAGCAGTTACAAACTGAAGTTCCTGCGGCATTTTGCATTCTCCCACCCAAGCCATCGCACGACGTTGCCGAACGAAATCATGAGTTGGCTAAAATAGCTCAACAACTAAAGCAACTGAAAGAAACCAACGAGAGCCGATTAACTTCCCTGTACATCTCAGGAAACCCTGGAAGCGGCAAATCTCAGTTAGCCGGTCTTGCCGCAAAGAAATTCtttgatgacaaaaaaaaaatcgcggtTAAGAATACATTCGTTATGACTCTAAATGCGCAAAGTCTTGATTCACTGTTAGAATCCTACGTCTGTTTTGCTCGTCATCTAAAGTGTTCAGAATATGCAGTCACAAATACTCTAAACGAGAAAGATCTGAAGACTGAGGGGAAGATTGCTAACATAAAGTCATTAATTAGTACCAAAGTTGAGCTTTACTCATCGTGGCTGTTAGTGGTGGACAATGTCGTCAGCTTAAGTGGAATGAATCCTCATTTGCCAGAGACCGGAGACACGCACTGGTGTAAAGGTCAGCTGCTGATCACATCGCAAGACACCGCTGCTATTCCTTCAGAAACCTCTTTCAGCAATCACATCTCTGTGAGCAAGGGCATGACGCCATCTGACGCCATTTCCTTATTAGCCTCCCTCTCTGGTCTCGCTGACGGTGAGACCGAAAAAGAAATTGCTCGGGCATTAGATTACCAACCCCTTGCCTTAGCAAGCGCCGCTATCTTTGTCAAACAAGTTCGGGAAGCATCTTCGAATTTTGGCTGGAAAGGCTACCTCGAGAAGCTTTACAGGGGTCAGCGTGCTAACACTGAGGCTTTCCTTGCCATGACAAACCAAAGCTACCCAATCTCTATGACCACAGCGATTTCATTGGCCGTGGACGACGCGATGTCATCTGACAGGGTTTTGAATCGCGCATTCGGTTTCATTTCTCTCTGTAGTCAGCAACCATTAAACCTTGACCTTCTAATAAAGTACATCCTGAATGACGAGAACGAAACCGATAGGAGTGGATTAGAAGATATCATTGGTTTTAGGATTCGAAAAAGCTCTCTGCTGTTAGTAGAAGAAGACGAGAGTGGCATATACGTTCAACTACATCAAATTGTGAGAAATGTCACCCAAACTAGAATCAAAAAGTATTCGGAGGCTCAATATTCTCGAATCATTCATTGGGCTATTATCTCATTTAATCAGTTTATAGATGAGAAAAATCTTGATGAAAAAGACTTTATTTCTAATGGCTTTCAGCTGGTACCTCATTTGAAGTGCCTAATAACAGAAATTGAACGTGTATTCAATGTAGCTGACTTATCGGAAGTCAATTTATGTGTGAAACATTATCCAATTATTTCATTAGGTTTAGCACGGTTTGTGCTAATCATTGCAACTTTCATAGAGCCAAAAGCATCTGTAAGGTAGCTCTTAAATTAATTCAGCATGGTGGTGTATTTTGTGACGGAGATTCCGCAGCAGTCTATGATGAGTTAGGTAATGTCCATTACCAAGCATGGGTGAAGTTTCACCGAAGCAAAGGAGTATTATGAGCGCGCTCTTGCTAAtacggatagaaaagttgggatctcagcatatcgatgtcgcatcTTATTTACAACAACATAGCCCTGTACTCCATAACCAAGGTGACCTCCAACAAGCAAAGGAGTAATCAGGATCGCTCTGGATTGCTTAtacggatagaaaagttgggatctcagcatacGATGTCCGCAACAAGtttacaacaacatagccacTGTACTCCATAAAACCAAGGTGACCGGCAACAAGCAAAGGAGTATCTTGAGCGCGCTCTGCTATACGGATAGAAAAAGTTGGGGATCTCAGCCATATCAATGTCGCATCCAGTTACACAAACAATAGCCACTGTACTCCGTGAACCAAGTTGACCTGCAACAAGCAAAGGAGTATCTTGACCGCTCTCATTGCTAtacggatagaaaagttgggatcaTCAGCACATCGATGTCGCAACCAGTTACGAACAACATCGCCACTCTACTCTAATGACCAAGGTGACCTGCAACATCAAAAGAGTATCTTGAGCGCGTCCTCTTGCTAACGGATAGAAAAActtgggatctcagcatatcgatgtcgcatcCAGTTACAACCACATAGCCATTGTAACTCCATGCCCAGGGTGACCTGAAGCAAGCAAAGGAGTATCTTGAGCGCGATGTTGCCTATAGGGATAGAAAAGCTGGGATCTgagcatatcgatgtcgcaaaccagttacaacaacatagccatTGTACTCCATGCCCAGGGTGACCTGAAACAAGCAAAGGATTTCAAGATCGCCGCTCTTGCTATAACGTGGGttagaaaagttgggatctcgAGCATATCGATTGTCGCATCCGAGTTACAACAACATAGGCTACCATCACTCCATGACCAGGGGCGACCTGGAACAGGCAAAGGAGTAATCTTTAGGCGCGCTTGTTTGCTATtacggatagaaaagttgggatcgAGCAAGCATATTCGTGTCGCAGATTCTTATAAAAACTTGGCTGTGTGGAACTCCGTGACCATGGTAAGCTGGGCAGGCAAAGGAGTATTTTGAACGTGCGTTGGCCATCCTATTTGATTCGTCTCGGTCCTGGTCATTCGAGTGTCACCTCCTCCCGTTCAGCGAGACTTTGGCTGAACTGCAAAACTGTCTAGTAAAGCTGTCTTGCGTCATATATTAATGAGGGATAGTTATTGCGTCGCCAAATACAATCCTTCATGGCCAAGGCAGGACTCACGTGTTATCAAACCCCTTGTCGAAAACTGGTATTAATGAACCCATTTGAGCGATATAGGTTTATATCTTTTGGCACaaaaaatatctgtttacaaGAACAAGTTCAAATGGGTAGGGgagttttaaattatttattaacgTTGATTTGAAAGTTTCGGGAACGTGGAACTTATCAAGCATCAATAGCGACTTTCACGCAATGAAAACAGATGGTGTCTCAATAAGTTTCTTCCTTGACACGAAAACACTTAACTTACAAGGCTCCAAATCTGAAATTATCGGTAAGAAATTATCTAAATTCACATTTATCAGCGAACCACGAGCTACTCGAAGAAGATGAATCCTTCATTCCAAGAGAGAGCCAAGAAAACCGAAGCGAGAGAACCGAAGAGCAGGCTACGACTATCATGTAACATGCTCAAATCTAATAGACTACAATGCGGGAGATAAGCGAACATTAGACACGAAATCAGCAAATGTCGGTCTGAAATCTCAGTTCTCATAAGTGGGAACAACAACAGAGGAAACAGAACTGAGTCAGGGCGAAAACAGAACCTTAAACTGAAACTACAAGAACTTGAATCGTGTTACATCTCTAAAACAGAGACAAATGCTTGAGCGATGAAAATAAGAGACTAATAAGGCATTGCGAGTCTTGCACAACTAAATTGAGCTCAAGAATAAAGGAAGATAACCTACAAGATCGTTAATCCTTCTGGgaaactgttaaaaaaaaatcgaagatttttaagtttcaagtttcaagtttatttctttattaaaaATACTAAATAACAATTAGACCCACCTCGTTCGATAGATTCAACTATGTAAGATTCATATACATATTCATTAtgtaatataaaagaaaaaagaaaaaaaggggaaaggacaaaaactatttaaaattaaataaataagaaataacaCGACCTAAGAATTACGGTAAATTACACAATAAGGACGGTATAATTGTGTTTCTTTAGTTTCGATATTATTTTATCAATTTCTAATGTAGTCATCTTCAGTAATTTATGTCGTATAGTACATTTCTCATCTTATTTTTGAAACTATTATTTCacaattttcttattctttaAGGACAGCAGCTTGTTTTTAATCTTGCACATGAATATTGCGACGTTTTGCAGTCTTCTGTTGTGTAAGGTTTATTCCGGAAAGACCGTGGATCGCGTGGTGGTGGAATCGCTGTTTACATTAGTTCCTCTATTCGAGCGAAGCGGCTTGAAGACCAAGAGTTGTGCGAGGCAGTGTCAGAGTCACTGTGGATTGAGCTGAGACCTACCAGACTTCCTCGGCCGATATCTGCCGTGCTTATTGGGACAGTTTACCATCCCCCACATGCCAAAGCAGAGGACAACAACAGGCTGCGTGATCACATTCAAGAAGTCGTGGACTCACGTCTCCTCCAATACCCTGATTGCCTGGTCTGcgttgtgggtgattttaaccCAGCATCTACGAATTTTTCTGCGTCGGTCCTCAAACAGTGTTGTGGCCTTACACAAATTGTGCGAATAAAACACGTGATACTGGATACTCGATTGGTGCCTTACCAATAAACCCAAGTGTCTGTCTACTCCGGTCCAGTTACCAAAACTTGGGGCCAGTGACCATTATTGTTTCCTGTTTAAGAATAATCAACCACCTCTAAAACCTTCCAAGACGACCATTACCAAAAGAGACACAAGGGCCAGCAATATTCGATCATTCTTCTAATGGATAACATATTTCTCTTGGTACGAGCTGTACATATTAACATCATGCAAGAGAAGTTTGAGTGGTTTTACAGTAGGATATCAGAAGCCATCGACAAATTTCTTCCTGTACGATCAGTGCGCATGCACGCGACAGACAAGCCTTGGATCACTGTTGCAATAAGTCTGCAATATCAAAACGTCAACGATTTTTGTCTAAGTATGGGAAGGAATCCGTTCTTTTTAAGATATGGAGGAATAAAGTTCAGAGGCTGATGAAAGAATGCAAGGAGACGTTCTATGAGACCAAGGTGAAAACTTTAAAGGAAACAAACGTCGCGCGATGGTGAAAGAGGTGAAACCTATCTGGTGTCTCGAGTGCTGATAGTCAGTGGTTTCACCAACTCATTGGGGAACGGAGTCAGTTACCTCGCTATGTGAAAGAATTAACAACTTCTTTTGTAGCCTAACGTCAGTGTTCGATCCTCTCACTGTTGACGATGTACTTGGGATCCCTGTGGACGTGTCTGAGGTACCAGCTGACCTGTTTGTAACAGCGCGGGAAGCTGATATCGCCTTACGGTCGATCAAGCTGAGAAAGGCAGGAGGCCCTGAATGGATCCCAAACATCATTCTGAAGACCTTCTCAtttgaactcgccccagtcatCGCTGATATTTACAATACATCATTATGTGAAGGCTACCTCCCACCTCTACTCAAGTCGGCTGCTGTCTCTCCCATCCCCAAGGAAAGACCACCAAGAGCTATAGAAAGTGACCTAAGACCTATATCACTAACATGCCAAATCTCCAAGGTATTAGAAAGTTTTACCCTGACTAGAATGCTACCTAAAGTGTCCCAGAACTAGATAGTAACCAATTTGCAGTTGCCGGGCGATCTACAGATCATGCCCTTGTTTATTTGCTCCACTTAGCCCTTGAAGCACTAGACAGAGGCAACTGTACTATCCGTTCTTTTTCGCCGACTTCAAAAAAGGCTTTGACTTATTGATCATAAGATTTTATTGTCAAAGCTATCCTGTTTCGACCTACACCTAGCCTAGTAAGGTGGGTTGCCGCGTTCTTACTAGGGAGGTCACAGTTCGTACAAATTGGCTCGTTTTCATCCCTGCCAAAACATCTTAATGGGGGTATCCCACAAGGCACGAAATTAGCGCCCTTACTTTTTGCAATAATGGTAAATGACCTTGTTAATGATTGGAGGCTTCGAGCAAAATTTGTTGACGACCTAACTCTATTGGAGGTAATACCTAGAAATTCACCATCAGTAATGTGTCATATTGTATCGGATGTTCAAGAATTTGCTAGCAATAACAACATGCAGCTTAATCCGAAAAAGTGCAAGGAGATGCGTGTTAGCTTTCTACACTACAATAGCTGTGAACTTCAGCCCATTGCCAGTGGTGGCATCTATATTGAGGAAGTGACATCATTTAGTTACTCGGGGTGTACATCTCTAACGATCTCTCATGGGCTGTCCACTGCGAGTACGTGGTGAAGAAGGCTAACAGGCGTCTTTACGCAATCAGACAACTCAAGAAATGCCGTGTTTCGCCAGTAGACCTGGTATGCATCTACTGTTCTCTTGTGCGTTCTATTTTAGAATACGCCTGTGTCGTGTTCGCCAACCTTCCCAAATACCTGTCACATGATCTTGAAAGGGTTCAGAAGCGCGCTCTGGCAATCATATTTCCTTTCCTACCATATGCAAGCGCGTTGGCTAAGGCTGGGATTCCCACCCTTGAGGAGCGCAGGGATGTGGCATGTGCCAAGTTTGTAAGCAAAATCACTCCTGGGAACCCCCTGCACCCTCTTATACATTCGCGGATCATCGGACCGTCCTCTCGCTATAATTTGAGACCAAAAGCACATACCACTATGGCGACAAAAACCGACCGCTTTGGCGGTCTTGTCAGCGTGAAATATGCGCCTGCGCTCATTAACTAGTCTTCGTCCTTGGTTATATACTTATAACATTgagataatatatatatacctatTAGTATTATTTATGATGTAGTAATTTATTATGGAACTGTTTTCTTGTGTATAAATTTATTGTTGACCTTCACTGTAATTCAGCCAGTGGCTGCGATAGTGATTAAtaaacaatcaatcaatcaatcaatcaaggtGGTTAGCTTAACTCTCTTAAGGTTTATATTATCCAAATTCTTGAGCCAATACgtgagaaaacgtttttttgcaAGTCAATTCTGGAGTGTTTTGTATGAAACTTTTGAGATTGTTGATTATTCTTATTACATATTAAAAAAGAACCACTCTTACCCACAAATAGCGaaagctaatctaggcgggtagAGTGAAATTGATGTATTTACATATTatacaaatacaattttaaattgaagtATATTCAGTACTTAAATCGATCGCAATCATGCCTATATCTTAAGCCTATAACGTATATTCTATAAACTTGCCTATATAACGTTTTGTAAGTGAGACAAAATAGTTGGTATGCCAACATAATCCTCCTCCTGATTGAGAAATTGAAGTAAGTAGTGTCGCATTTTATTCTTGAAGCATTGCTTAGATAATTTCCTTAGGTCTGGAAGGATGCTATTCCATATTATTACGCCTCGTCGAGAAAAAGTTTTGATTTGATGGGTTAATCTGGAATATTCAGTGTGGAGATTACCGGCGGAAGAAAAACATAACATGCAACAAGTGTCAAGAAATTCAAACAAGGAATGCGCCGCATTCAACAAATCGATCAACTAGAAGAAAGTCCGTTGTGATTCTTGGAGATCCTATGACCTACAAACATCCAAGGCAGGAAATTGTCGAAGACAGCAAACGTAGAATAGAAATCGTTTAGCGGCAGTACAGTCGTGTAAATGATTTACACGACGGAAACCGGACGAGATTATAATGCACGTCGGCTTAACGACAAGCCACagaagattgcaaaaaaattgtcgGCCTTCAGAGAAATGCTATTCAACTTGAGTCTCGCACAACAAGAATTATagttatttacaacggttagctttcagttaaaatgttttccttcttaatatatgtctcgctgcctcacatattttgtaaaactggctaaaaaaacgaagaaggcctgaaaacttttgcaattccgtgttgacagagattctgacacATTTTATgaatcacatttataggctttttgtgtaaaatggatgtccagtcgtgacctgctttgtttgactgtaaaattgcagtcgagtaagcgaatttactacgctttaggttgactttttaAATAGTATgacttttgctgttgttctaaactgaagagagagggagtaaatACTCAGTTAAACGAAAAAtattgtgaaagagattactgtgcatgtaatttcagttttgattaaaattgttggttgtTGTGGTTGTTTGTGTACTCAGAGGCGATAGgtctgtttgatcactgtaaactgtatacagtaATGACCATTATTTTTGTACTTTATgaagaagcataattatttccatatacactatattgctttttTCTGGGGTtggaaacgggagctccgctttaaagcttggctaaatctatatataaGAAATTGAATACCGGTAGATGCAGAGATTGAGAAATCGAATTTATACCTTCTCCTCGTACAATTAACCAATTACCATTCCAAGCAATTATAATATAAGAGGGTTTAAGATAGGTTCTCTAAGGCCCGTTTTATCGTCATTTTATcgtacatgtgccgaatctaatgcaagtGAGTAAAAtgtattgttttcgctcatttgcgtTAGATTTGGCACATAtaaaaatgcgacgtttaaacgGACCTAAATGtattaaaaatttggttttaccaacggaattgataatgtaaattgaccaccgtacagagattctaaaagcagacttttcg
The genomic region above belongs to Montipora capricornis isolate CH-2021 chromosome 5, ASM3666992v2, whole genome shotgun sequence and contains:
- the LOC138049654 gene encoding uncharacterized protein, whose protein sequence is MATGPEYTDEQLNYFRICFITTDVITEGLRTIFKQEWDNRYKATLGEWKDEPQNGLDFKNQESPRNQTRNSRLLATMVNGNRAEWDCTMLFYAILYSDCIRRGLNAVVRSNVDDLRNFRNEGPAHSPRGKVNETEFQTAVGKVVVAFQALGLSDLKIQEIRTQKGFPTGELRKVLQEVNHLKDVLKETEKHRKVLEEQLQTEVPAAFCILPPKPSHDVAERNHELAKIAQQLKQLKETNESRLTSLYISGNPGSGKSQLAGLAAKKFFDDKKKIAVKNTFVMTLNAQSLDSLLESYVCFARHLKCSEYAVTNTLNEKDLKTEGKIANIKSLISTKVELYSSWLLVVDNVVSLSGMNPHLPETGDTHWCKGQLLITSQDTAAIPSETSFSNHISVSKGMTPSDAISLLASLSGLADGETEKEIARALDYQPLALASAAIFVKQVREASSNFGWKGYLEKLYRGQRANTEAFLAMTNQSYPISMTTAISLAVDDAMSSDRVLNRAFGFISLCSQQPLNLDLLIKYILNDENETDRSGLEDIIGFRIRKSSLLLVEEDESGIYVQLHQIVRNVTQTRIKKYSEAQYSRIIHWAIISFNQFIDEKNLDEKDFISNGFQLVPHLKCLITEIERVFNVADLSEVNLCVKHYPIISLGLARFVLIIATFIEPKASVR
- the LOC138048456 gene encoding uncharacterized protein is translated as MVNDLVNDWRLRAKFVDDLTLLEVIPRNSPSVMCHIVSDVQEFASNNNMQLNPKKCKEMRVSFLHYNSCELQPIASGGIYIEEVTSFSYSGCTSLTISHGLSTAKYACVVFANLPKYLSHDLERVQKRALAIIFPFLPYASALAKAGIPTLEERRDVACAKFFKLQNGERAKSWISERRKSMQSLLEQIALLLFKTLKVMAPMYLQDLLQVKTRGRYSLRSDALGLHKVPHTCMAGKTSGGRAFTVAVPRFWDSLSLAIRESDSIDNFQRKLKTPTGREFVF